CGCGGACCGAGCCGACGCCCAACGCGTACGAGCGGCTCGGGGCGGGGCTGTTCCGTCTGCGCCGGTACGAGGAGGCCCTCGCGTCGTACCGCAAGGCGCTGGAGATCGACCCGAACCACTTCCCGGCGCTCAACGGCGTGGGCGTGTGCCTGATGAACGAGTGGCACTTCACCGATCAGAAGGACGAGCGGGCGCGGCGCGAAGCGCTGGACGCCTGGCGCCGGAGCCTGCAGATCCAGCGGAACCAGCCCCGGATCCTGGAACTGCTGGGCAAGTACCAGTAGCGCGCGTCGGCGTGCCCGCACGCGGGTATCGTTGCGGATGCCCGACCCCTCGCTGCTGCAGGCGTTCGAAACCCCCGCCGACGCTCCGTTCGTGGTCGAGCACATCGCCGAGGAGTTCACGAGCGTGTGCCCCGTGACGGGACACCCGGACTTTGGTACCGTGACGATCCGCTTCGAGCCGCGCGGGCGCGGCGTGGGCGGGCTGTGCGTGGAGCTCAAGAGTCTCAAGCTCTACCTGCAGGGCTTTCGCAACGAGGGGATCTACTACGAGGCCGTCACGAATCGGATCCGCGACGACCTGGCCCGCCTGATGGGCCCCGCCTGGCTGCTGGTGCGGACGGACTGGCGCGGGCGGGGCGGCATCCGGAGCATCGTCCGCGCGACGCACGGCGAGGTGCCGGCGCCGTGGGCGCAGTAGAAGGGCCGGTCGTCGGCGTCGTGGAATCGAACTCGCGGAGGACCGCATGGCCAGCGTGCAGAGCAAGGGTGTGCCCATGAATCAGGCGCGGACGTACATCGCGGACCTCGGCGAGCCGCCGCAGAACCTGGCGGGCCTCTTCGCGATCATCAACAAGCAGCTCGGCACCACGCGCGAGAGCCGCAAGTACTTCCTCAAGTGCCTGATCGGCGACAAGACCGGGCAGGTGCCGGCCCGCATGTGGACGATCGACGAGCCGACGTACTCGAGCCTGCCGACGGACGGGTTCGTGCGCCTGGAAGGGCAGACGCAGGCGTACCAGGGCGAGATCCAGCTCATCATCAGCCGCATCGAGGCGGCCGAGCCCACGCCCGAGCAGATGCGCGAGCTGCTCCCCGCCTCGACGCGTCCGGTGGGCGAGATGTTCGAGGAGTTGGTGGCCCTGCTCGACACGCTGCAGCACCCGGCGATGCGGGCGCTCGCCAAGGCGTACCTCGACGACGCGTTCCTGATGGACCAGTTCCGCACCGCGCCGGCGGCGAAGAGCATGCACCACGCGTACCTGGGCGGGCTGCTGGAGCACACGCTCACGCTCGTGAAACTGGCGACGGTGGTGTGCCCGCTGTACCCGAAGATCAGCCGCGACATCGTGGTGATGGGCCTGTTCCTGCACGACCTGGGCAAGACGCGCGAGCTGGTCTACGACCGGGCGTTCTCGTACACGGACCGGGGCGAGCTGATCGGGCACATCGTGGACGGCGCGATCATGCTGCACGACAAGGCGCAGCAGGTGATGCGCGAGCAGGGGGTGCGCATCCCCGGCAACGCGATGCTGGTGCTGCAGCACATCATCGTGTCGCACCACGGCGTGCCGGAGTTCGGGGCCGCCAAGATCCCCGCGACCCCCGAGGCCATCCTCGTGAGCCAGCTCGACAACCTGGACGCCAAGACCACGATGGCCCTGGCCGCCGCCCGCCCCGACCGGGCCCACGCCATCGACACCGGCGGCAACTTCACCGAAAAGCAGTGGGCGCTGGACACCAAGCTGTTCAAGCCGGATCCGCTGGGGTAAGAAGAAGCGAGCGAGACAGGGAGACAGGGAACAAGCGAGACAGCGAGACAGGGAAGAAGCGAAAAAGCGGGAGCTCGCCCGCGCGACGCCTCACCACGTGTATCGCACGGTGTAGCGGATCACCTTCTCCTCGTCGGGCGCGAGGCGCAGCGTGTGGTGCATGCGCCGGGCGTCGATCTTCGTGAACTCGTGCGTGGACTTCACGATCTCCCACTGCAGCCAGCGGACGAGGCGCTCCTGCACGATGACGTCGACCGGCTGCTGCTTGCGGTTGCGCACCGTGATCTCGATGGTCTCTTCCATCATCTCCTTCGAGTGATCGACCTTGAAGTCCGTGGCGATGCGCTCGCCCACGACGTCGAAAGCCTTGCCGACCTTGACGAGGATCTCCTCGTTGCGGGGCGTGTGGCGGATGACGTCTTCACCGATGAACTCCACGCCCCCGTCGGCCTCGTCGACCTTGCTGATGCGGATGCGCCCGGCGGGGAAGGGCATGCCCAGCCCGGCCTGCGGCGTGTTGCGGAAGCGGACGTAGACGTCCACGTCCTTGCGGGTCTGCGAGCCGAGGTTGGCGTCGGTGTACG
The DNA window shown above is from Planctomycetota bacterium and carries:
- the queF gene encoding preQ(1) synthase; the protein is MPDPSLLQAFETPADAPFVVEHIAEEFTSVCPVTGHPDFGTVTIRFEPRGRGVGGLCVELKSLKLYLQGFRNEGIYYEAVTNRIRDDLARLMGPAWLLVRTDWRGRGGIRSIVRATHGEVPAPWAQ
- a CDS encoding HD domain-containing protein, which codes for MASVQSKGVPMNQARTYIADLGEPPQNLAGLFAIINKQLGTTRESRKYFLKCLIGDKTGQVPARMWTIDEPTYSSLPTDGFVRLEGQTQAYQGEIQLIISRIEAAEPTPEQMRELLPASTRPVGEMFEELVALLDTLQHPAMRALAKAYLDDAFLMDQFRTAPAAKSMHHAYLGGLLEHTLTLVKLATVVCPLYPKISRDIVVMGLFLHDLGKTRELVYDRAFSYTDRGELIGHIVDGAIMLHDKAQQVMREQGVRIPGNAMLVLQHIIVSHHGVPEFGAAKIPATPEAILVSQLDNLDAKTTMALAAARPDRAHAIDTGGNFTEKQWALDTKLFKPDPLG